A window of the Desulfopila inferna genome harbors these coding sequences:
- a CDS encoding glycosyltransferase family 2 protein: protein MSVSIIIPLLNEEKNIEILYNEIQEVAARSRYTFEIVFVDDGSTDNSLSILESIQKENPQVIIISLRKNFGQTAALSAGFDMAGGEIIIAMDADLQNDPADIPLLLEKIEEGYDVVTGWRFDRKDPFFSRKLPSQIANKIISWTTSVNLHDYGCTLKAFKREVIKSIHLYGEMHRFIPAIASGMGISITEVKVNHRPRRFGSSKYGISRTIRVILDLVTVKFLLSYSTRPIHVFGTMGLLSGGVGFLIAATMTFQRQFYGMAMSDRPLIFLSILLMFVGVQFITMGLIAEMLSRTYHESQSKPTYYIRNVLKCSEDKRN from the coding sequence ATGAGTGTATCAATTATCATTCCACTGCTCAACGAAGAAAAGAACATTGAGATTCTTTATAATGAAATACAGGAAGTAGCCGCACGATCAAGATATACCTTTGAAATTGTATTTGTAGATGACGGCAGTACCGACAATTCCTTATCGATATTAGAGTCTATCCAAAAAGAAAACCCACAGGTCATTATCATTTCATTGAGAAAGAACTTCGGCCAGACCGCAGCCTTGTCTGCAGGATTTGATATGGCGGGAGGCGAAATCATAATTGCCATGGATGCCGATCTGCAAAATGATCCGGCGGATATTCCTCTGCTCCTGGAAAAGATAGAAGAAGGATATGATGTGGTTACCGGTTGGAGGTTTGATCGCAAGGATCCGTTTTTCAGCCGCAAATTGCCATCTCAGATCGCCAATAAAATAATTTCCTGGACCACCAGTGTAAACCTGCACGATTATGGTTGTACACTTAAGGCATTTAAACGCGAAGTGATCAAGTCGATTCATCTTTATGGAGAGATGCATCGATTTATACCCGCTATTGCCAGCGGCATGGGGATATCGATAACAGAGGTGAAAGTGAATCATCGTCCCAGGAGATTTGGTTCATCTAAGTACGGCATATCCAGAACAATCCGAGTGATACTCGATTTAGTCACGGTCAAATTCTTATTGAGTTATTCGACCAGGCCGATTCATGTTTTCGGCACCATGGGGTTGCTCAGCGGGGGAGTTGGTTTTCTTATTGCTGCGACCATGACTTTTCAACGGCAGTTCTATGGGATGGCCATGTCTGACAGGCCCTTGATCTTTCTCTCCATACTGCTGATGTTCGTTGGTGTTCAATTCATTACCATGGGACTCATAGCGGAAATGTTGTCGAGGACGTACCATGAGTCGCAGAGCAAACCAACGTATTATATTCGTAATGTTTTAAAATGTTCCGAAGATAAAAGAAATTAG
- a CDS encoding ABC transporter permease — protein sequence MLTSFLNFLNLILEKRSLIISMARREITTQYVGSLLGFVWTFIHPMVMVCVFWFVFSVGFKSKPMGDVPFVVWLTAGMAPWFMFADVVLGSVGMIVANGHLIKKTLFPSQILPVIKLISGSVTHAIFLTVLLVLILFQQMPISFFYLQVFYYYICLIVLILGVSWAVSALNVFIRDIGQVVGVVVQVGFWATPIFWDINMMPPKVQFFLKLNPMYYIVQGYRDTFISFKPFWLNLDLTLYFWVCTIAIFLAGASIFRKLKVQFADTL from the coding sequence ATGCTGACCAGTTTTCTTAATTTTCTTAACCTGATCCTTGAGAAACGAAGCCTGATAATTTCCATGGCCAGGCGGGAAATCACAACACAATATGTCGGATCGTTGCTCGGCTTTGTCTGGACATTCATTCATCCAATGGTCATGGTCTGTGTCTTCTGGTTTGTCTTTAGTGTCGGCTTCAAATCCAAGCCAATGGGTGATGTACCTTTTGTTGTCTGGCTCACTGCCGGAATGGCGCCCTGGTTCATGTTTGCAGATGTGGTTCTGGGATCGGTGGGAATGATTGTTGCCAACGGTCATCTTATCAAAAAAACCCTTTTTCCATCACAGATTCTTCCGGTTATTAAGTTGATTTCCGGATCGGTCACGCACGCAATCTTTCTCACGGTCCTGCTGGTGCTTATTCTTTTCCAGCAGATGCCCATCAGCTTTTTTTATCTTCAGGTTTTCTACTATTATATATGTCTGATTGTCTTAATACTTGGGGTTTCCTGGGCAGTATCAGCGCTTAATGTTTTTATACGGGATATCGGGCAGGTAGTAGGAGTTGTTGTCCAGGTAGGATTTTGGGCTACCCCTATTTTCTGGGATATCAACATGATGCCTCCCAAGGTTCAGTTTTTTCTTAAACTGAACCCCATGTATTATATTGTACAGGGATATAGAGATACTTTTATTTCTTTTAAGCCTTTTTGGCTCAATCTTGATTTAACGCTATATTTTTGGGTTTGTACCATAGCAATTTTTCTTGCCGGGGCTTCTATTTTCAGAAAGCTCAAAGTGCAGTTCGCTGACACTTTATAA
- a CDS encoding Wzt carbohydrate-binding domain-containing protein — protein sequence MEKIIDLHNITKTFKLYAKHTDRVKETFRPGRKKYHTSFDALKDISLDIEKGETIGIIGRNGSGKSTLLQIVCGILTPSSGEVRVEGRISALLELGAGFNPEFTGRENVYLNASILGLKKAEIDSCFSKITDFADIGVFIDQPVKSYSSGMYVRLAFAVAINVNPDILIVDEALSVGDTLFQVKCFEKFREFQDNGVTILFVTHSLDLITRYCNRAFLLDYGELKGMGKPKEIVDQYNRLLVCQSQVNADLQRKRNLTDSDNELSYDTQCIWTNVFQVNPHENRYGNGRASILEAGIFNENDEPVQKLITGDTYTFKMRIRFYQRVENPIFAFTIKDIKGFDISGTNTKFQNIPTGIFEQGDLIEVEFRHDMILSSGSYLLSFGCAGIESGEYVIYERRYDYMILDVISHRANVGFVDLKSEIKFNKIPLPICASKA from the coding sequence GTGGAAAAAATCATTGATTTACATAACATAACCAAAACCTTTAAGCTGTATGCCAAGCATACCGATCGAGTAAAGGAAACTTTCAGGCCAGGCAGGAAAAAGTATCATACTTCCTTTGATGCCTTAAAAGATATATCACTGGACATAGAAAAAGGTGAAACGATAGGTATCATCGGCAGGAACGGCAGCGGTAAGTCAACGCTGCTGCAGATCGTCTGCGGCATTTTAACACCTTCGAGCGGGGAAGTAAGGGTTGAAGGCAGAATATCCGCACTGCTTGAACTGGGCGCAGGATTTAATCCCGAATTTACCGGCCGGGAAAATGTCTACCTCAACGCCTCCATTTTGGGGTTGAAAAAGGCGGAGATTGATTCCTGTTTCAGCAAGATAACAGATTTTGCCGATATCGGTGTCTTTATCGATCAGCCGGTAAAAAGTTATTCCAGCGGCATGTATGTGCGGCTTGCCTTTGCCGTCGCCATTAATGTTAATCCCGATATTCTTATAGTTGACGAAGCTCTCTCTGTCGGCGATACGTTGTTCCAGGTAAAATGCTTTGAAAAATTCAGGGAATTTCAGGACAACGGGGTAACCATCCTTTTTGTCACCCATTCACTGGATCTCATCACCCGCTATTGCAATCGGGCCTTCCTCCTGGATTATGGTGAACTCAAGGGCATGGGAAAACCGAAAGAGATCGTCGATCAATATAATCGTCTTCTGGTCTGCCAAAGCCAGGTGAATGCCGATCTGCAACGAAAGCGGAACCTCACTGATAGCGACAATGAGCTTTCATACGACACCCAATGTATCTGGACCAATGTCTTTCAGGTAAACCCCCATGAAAACAGATACGGCAACGGCAGAGCGTCAATTTTGGAAGCAGGAATATTTAATGAAAATGATGAACCTGTCCAAAAACTGATAACAGGCGATACCTATACCTTCAAGATGAGAATTCGTTTTTACCAACGAGTTGAAAACCCTATTTTTGCCTTTACCATAAAGGACATAAAGGGGTTTGATATTTCGGGGACAAATACTAAGTTCCAGAATATCCCCACAGGTATCTTCGAGCAGGGGGATCTCATAGAGGTTGAGTTCCGCCATGACATGATCCTGAGTTCGGGGTCATATCTTCTTTCCTTTGGCTGCGCCGGCATCGAATCGGGAGAGTATGTTATCTACGAACGGCGCTACGATTATATGATTCTGGATGTTATTTCGCATCGAGCAAATGTCGGCTTTGTGGATCTGAAGAGTGAAATAAAGTTCAACAAAATACCACTGCCGATCTGTGCATCAAAGGCCTAA
- a CDS encoding methyltransferase domain-containing protein, which produces MSTSLSITDKILYGLNIAESNGIEIGPLTSPLVKKSEGNVQYIDRASTKEIKEWYRKNETVDLEKIVEVDHIWGSHTLAEATRQKDHFDYCVAAHVIEHVPDLIGWLKEIAEVLCDNGIASFSIPDRRYTFDYLRPETIIADLLDAYYRKLKKPSIRHIYDHFSLFAEIDIVEAWKEGFDGSKLVPAKDPHKVKGICEDAFNNEKYIDSHCWVFTADSFIRLLDVLNRIGLLDFRIRRFFTVDYHNFEFVVQLEKLPASLDHKTKRMLFLESLKKTQNHLLRVEFTAYPGGEAQVYYDNGNGFNELDSCTRAFKFNGRRQYLEFSIPPIKLQGLRFDPVKKPAVFKIDKMELVLFGETTHQLSLADLQYSDHLKITRSHNGSFWGITHRKANDPFVILQIPQEVRNDS; this is translated from the coding sequence ATGAGCACATCTTTATCAATTACAGATAAAATCCTTTATGGTCTTAATATTGCCGAGTCAAATGGTATTGAAATCGGTCCGCTGACCTCGCCACTGGTGAAAAAGAGTGAAGGGAATGTCCAATATATCGATCGAGCTTCAACTAAGGAAATTAAAGAATGGTATCGCAAAAACGAAACCGTTGATTTAGAAAAAATAGTAGAAGTCGATCATATATGGGGCTCTCATACTTTGGCGGAAGCCACAAGACAGAAAGATCATTTTGATTACTGTGTCGCAGCACATGTTATCGAACATGTGCCGGATCTTATCGGTTGGCTGAAGGAAATAGCAGAAGTTCTCTGCGATAATGGAATCGCCTCCTTTTCCATCCCGGATCGACGATATACTTTTGATTATTTGCGACCCGAAACAATTATCGCAGATCTTCTTGATGCATATTACCGAAAACTTAAAAAGCCATCGATCAGGCATATTTATGATCACTTTTCATTGTTTGCCGAAATTGATATTGTCGAGGCCTGGAAGGAAGGTTTCGATGGTTCCAAACTTGTACCGGCAAAAGATCCACACAAAGTAAAAGGTATCTGCGAGGATGCCTTTAATAATGAAAAGTATATCGATTCTCACTGCTGGGTATTTACTGCCGACAGCTTTATACGCCTGCTTGATGTCCTCAATAGGATAGGTTTGCTTGATTTTCGCATACGACGTTTCTTTACCGTTGATTACCATAATTTTGAATTCGTCGTTCAACTGGAGAAACTTCCCGCATCACTTGATCACAAGACCAAAAGAATGCTTTTTCTGGAAAGCCTGAAAAAGACACAAAACCATCTGTTAAGAGTTGAGTTTACAGCATATCCAGGAGGAGAAGCACAAGTCTATTACGACAACGGTAACGGCTTTAATGAGCTTGATTCCTGTACGCGGGCTTTTAAATTTAATGGACGTAGGCAGTATCTCGAATTTTCAATACCACCGATTAAACTGCAGGGTTTGCGCTTTGATCCCGTGAAAAAACCTGCCGTATTCAAGATAGACAAGATGGAACTCGTTCTCTTTGGAGAAACTACACACCAATTATCTCTGGCTGATCTCCAATACAGCGATCACCTTAAAATTACACGATCTCATAATGGGAGTTTTTGGGGGATCACCCATAGGAAAGCGAATGATCCATTCGTCATTCTTCAAATTCCACAAGAAGTCCGGAATGATTCATAG
- a CDS encoding glycosyltransferase family 2 protein — MTDATVTAIIATHNSRRYIDKCIAHLRRQSHQIGEIIVVDSGSTDTEYLEVFQSARDIKLIYESNIGYSAANNRGYQERSHHADYIIFLNPDTFLLEDCVSQGIAKLASRADVGVISGRLTGFDSVNMKSTGKLDSTGVFRKIYGRWYDRGRELPDTGQFMCEQEVPALCGALLFCRHEALENLGGMIFDQDFFLYKEDIEFSLRLRKNGWKLLYSPDLQAYHCRGWQKRNKVSNQLKEIAAESEILLYRKHPSPYIFWAYLKYWLVVIFRI; from the coding sequence ATGACAGATGCAACTGTAACGGCAATAATTGCAACCCATAATTCTCGGAGGTATATCGATAAGTGCATAGCTCATCTGCGTCGGCAGAGTCATCAGATAGGTGAAATTATTGTCGTCGACAGTGGCTCTACAGACACCGAATACCTGGAAGTGTTTCAATCGGCCAGGGACATTAAGCTTATTTACGAAAGCAATATCGGCTACTCTGCGGCCAACAACAGGGGCTATCAGGAGAGATCTCATCATGCCGATTATATTATTTTCCTGAATCCGGATACCTTTTTGCTGGAGGATTGTGTCAGTCAGGGCATCGCCAAACTTGCATCCAGAGCTGATGTTGGAGTTATTTCCGGAAGATTAACCGGATTTGACTCCGTTAACATGAAATCTACCGGCAAACTGGACAGCACAGGTGTCTTTAGAAAAATATATGGCCGATGGTATGACCGTGGCCGTGAATTGCCGGACACCGGTCAATTTATGTGTGAACAAGAAGTACCGGCCCTCTGCGGTGCCTTGCTGTTTTGCCGTCACGAAGCGCTTGAAAATTTGGGAGGGATGATTTTTGATCAGGATTTTTTCCTTTATAAAGAAGACATCGAATTTTCTTTACGGTTGCGTAAAAATGGGTGGAAGCTTCTGTATTCTCCCGACCTTCAGGCTTATCACTGCAGGGGATGGCAAAAAAGGAACAAGGTATCGAACCAACTAAAGGAAATTGCTGCGGAAAGCGAGATACTTCTTTACAGAAAGCATCCCTCACCCTATATATTCTGGGCTTATCTAAAGTATTGGCTTGTCG